gttagagaaagggatggaaggactGTACAGATGTCCCTCAGTGCtctagctgaagacaggcgaactgaaaggggcgGGTCGGGGAGGGCAGTGGgtgagtagtggggtagtgaggctattgaaagtaaaacttttttattttccttcactaattgcaaattaaaccttctgaaatcactattaaaaaagtatgggtcgtgcatgaaccacacgagctttcgaggggtgaccacgttttttcctctttaaaaagcatgggtaaTACACTACCCACAcatgcgtccgtgtgtagttaaaacgccacctttaattattCGTTAactaataaatgatttttttttgtttgtttgttgcaaaagttggcctttcaggtgtaggaagcatttctgaaatttcgtagaaaaagaTTAAGAATTGACCGAGATATTtccgtttttgtacccttctgggtcctGTACGActcacgatagccagcgaaggttaagggTCAAGGTTGCAAGGTTTATTATCTCCCTTGCATCGTCTGCAATGggtcatgtgtttgcatgtgtttggaAGCGTGCATGCACTGTATCAATGTGTACATGTTatgggtttatttatttactttttgttgtttttgttgttgctattttcatATTTGATTCATGGCATTCTTTCCACATGTTTACAAATATATGTGCTGACATGCACCCAAATGTATCAATTATTTAATGGAAACTCAAACATAACATGAATAGGTTGTGTTTGAATCATATCCCATGTGGCACCAAACACTTGAACCATCTGATACAGGACAACAAGTAATGAAAACATacaagggtggtggggggtggggggaatcctCTGTTATACAATGAAGAAAATTAAAGCTTTCACAAAAATTCTGTATAAGCATTTCATTTCATATCTATCAACTTCTGTTTTCACCTTGGGATACACACTTAATCTTATTTGCAGAATGGTATTCAAATTTCAACAAAAAAGTAAACACTACTTGACCTTACAGCATTTAATCTGTTTCAACAAATCCATGCATGCAATTACACATACCAGCACCAATAATGAGAatctttaaaagaaaatatatgaACTATCATGCCTGGGAAGCTCTTAATCTGGTACATTCATTACAAGACCATCTGAGTTCTGAAATATTCTTAAACCTCTTGAATTCTTATTCATGAGTTTAAAGTTTGAAACAAATTCTCCTGTAATGTGCCTTTCAACAACTAACAAACATAAAATGCTTCAACAGCAAACAGACATAAAATGTTGaagttaaaacaaaaaccaaaacatcacattttttttcattcaaccTTCATCAGTCCATGTCTGCTCCAACCACTTATGATTTCCTCATCAGGGTAGCTGGTGCTCTGAAATGCTGGGCAGGACTCTCCAGCTTTGATGTACCTGTGCAATGCATCCAAACCTTCTGTAATTTCAAATTTCTGGAAATGTTTCCCAGCAACCTCAACATGTCGCAGTTTGGGCAGAAGAGAACAGTCCAAAGCACAAGGACTGTCACAAAGTAAGTATCTTCCATGTTCATCCGTCTTCAGAAATGCATCAAGTTTAGCCAGTTCATCTTCTAAGGCTTTCCTCAACGTTGGTATTGCTTCTTTGTCCTTATTTTTCAAAAACGCAGCTAGTTTGGGGAACACCCCAGAACATGCTTCTATGGCAGGACCACTGTAATCCACCTTTATATCTGGTTCTGGGAATTTGTTATCAATGTATTTCACAATAAGCTGAGAATTTGCAATCACTTCCTTGGTTTCACAGTCCACAAGAACAGGTACAGTGCCTTCTGGGTTGAGGGCAAGAAATTCTTTGGATTTGTTGTTGAAATCAACAGGGGTACGAATGTATTGATCTTGAGGGATCTTGAGTTGGGCCACCATGCTGACAAACTGACTGAAGGGGCAGTCTCCAATGCTCTTGCCATCACTGGCAGCCTTCACATAGATCTCAAATCTAGGAcccatggtgtgctgtgttgtgtgaagaaACTTGAAAACTGGAACATAAGGGAAAAAATAGTTATGAGAAAGCATCTTTCTTTGTGACTGCATGTGTATCAtgtcatgtgtgcatgcatgtgtgattctgtgtgtagaTGAAGATTGAAAGGTTGTTGTATGTATCACTGTTCGTGAATAAAAATAACTGTTCACCACAACATAGGCACCCATCATTAACCAATTATATCCATTAGTGGCAAATAAAACACTGaatagtacagacagacagacagacacacacacgcacacaatcttcACACATAACTGCCCTCACATGTGAAAGGAATTATGAAAAATGTAATGGTTGCTCTGCATGCTTCTTTCACAGTTTCAGTAAACAATATGTAGATGCTTTCTGACATAATTCAGACAAAACACTTGGTTAAAGGAATCATATATTTTGGGGAAATCATATTATCATAAGACAAGTGAAATTATAGAATTTATATCATTATTGTAAGAtaataattatctttttttcatcatcatttgttACTGTTGAATCAACGGCAGACTGGCACAGAGGGGAACAGTACTGAATTTACAAGTTTGAAGTAATGGAATGTGCATGTCACTATCACAGTACCCGATAAGAAAAGCGGTCAAGCAAGTTCCAAGCTAAGTGACCTGGAGGCAAAGGAATTCTTACCATGATATAAAAAATTAGTTCATCACAAAAATGAagtggtggggtgaggagggaatGGGTAAGGGGGTGGTAGGTGGGGAGGGAATGGGTTTGGGGGTGGTAGGTGAGGAGGGGAGATGAAGTGGAATGggttaaaagacaaaaacaaagaactttTTAGAAGCTTTATGGATATAATATCTGTGCATGTTTTGTCCGTGTCATTATCATCTCATCTGCCCTGGGAGCAAGGTATAATCAAAAGAGAGGACAACCTTAAAGTAGTAGCCTGCCAAAAcaaactttttgaaaaaaaaaactttgttcaAAGACTGGCGCGTTAAACTTTCCCTTTTCATACAAATGACAAATATTTTGTAAACCAAGTACATGCAATATTTAGCAGGACACTCAGTAATATTTCCTGAGTCACATCAGATGTGCTGTCACATGGGGACTTTCGTTTAACTGAGAAATAAATACACAAGGCTCTTGCTCCAAACCTGACAGTGAAACGATGCGTTGCGATGAGAGTCTCAGAGCAGCCGACATAAATGTTTTGGTGGAGTTGTCTTTTCCTCCAAGGGGGCGTAACTATAAATGATAGCACATTGCACACATCCCCGATGAAATTTTCGGCGAGGTTCagtttgatttcgtttggttAAAAACTCAACAGAAGTGAAAGTTAAACaggtgaataaacaacaacagcaacaacaacaaaaaacaaaacaaaacaaaacaacaacaacaacaacaaaaaacaaaaacaaaaacaaaacaaacaaacaaataacaacaacaacaacaacaaaacagatataGAAAAATACAGATTTGGGAgtttgttttggttgaagcagataataaagtattttgaattgaactgaaaaataaaagagaacaaTTGAATTGAGTTATATTTGATTTATAAATAAGCCTGCTGACAACAAAAT
This genomic interval from Babylonia areolata isolate BAREFJ2019XMU chromosome 8, ASM4173473v1, whole genome shotgun sequence contains the following:
- the LOC143284993 gene encoding uncharacterized protein LOC143284993 isoform X1, which encodes MSAALRLSSQRIVSLSVFKFLHTTQHTMGPRFEIYVKAASDGKSIGDCPFSQFVSMVAQLKIPQDQYIRTPVDFNNKSKEFLALNPEGTVPVLVDCETKEVIANSQLIVKYIDNKFPEPDIKVDYSGPAIEACSGVFPKLAAFLKNKDKEAIPTLRKALEDELAKLDAFLKTDEHGRYLLCDSPCALDCSLLPKLRHVEVAGKHFQKFEITEGLDALHRYIKAGESCPAFQSTSYPDEEIISGWSRHGLMKVE
- the LOC143284993 gene encoding uncharacterized protein LOC143284993 isoform X2; translation: MGPRFEIYVKAASDGKSIGDCPFSQFVSMVAQLKIPQDQYIRTPVDFNNKSKEFLALNPEGTVPVLVDCETKEVIANSQLIVKYIDNKFPEPDIKVDYSGPAIEACSGVFPKLAAFLKNKDKEAIPTLRKALEDELAKLDAFLKTDEHGRYLLCDSPCALDCSLLPKLRHVEVAGKHFQKFEITEGLDALHRYIKAGESCPAFQSTSYPDEEIISGWSRHGLMKVE